One Candidatus Paceibacterota bacterium DNA window includes the following coding sequences:
- a CDS encoding YifB family Mg chelatase-like AAA ATPase: MLVKVPSAANSGLETIKVDVEVNLANRGLPGFEIVGLPDKAVDESKERVRAAISSSGIEFPAKKITVNLAPADIPKEGSFYDLPIALGILRSILQFDIPEESLFFGELSLDGSLRHTKGAFLLALFAKEKGFKNLFVPKDSANEAAVIKGIKVYPVENLFQLISHFLGRKLIEPAVYKEPEDRLPIPAEFDMKEILGQEQAKRAAEIAAAGGHNIIMVGSPGSGKTMLARALPGIMSPLTEEESLEVTKIYSVAGNIPPGGSVITYRQFRVPHHTASPVGLIGGGTRPHPGEISLAHRGVLFLDEFNEFPRQVMEAMRQPLEEGYLTISRSKEIVRYPADFMLVASANPCPCGYLNHPKKNCVCTPRQIRKYQKRISGPILDRIDLHITVQPVNVEEFSENQKASEFLESSKTIRKRVILARERQEKRLKGESIQSNAQMKNSHIKKYCKLTKEVEQLLKQASMKFQLSARSYMKLIKVTRTIADLEGASEITVSHMAEALQYRPKIYETV, translated from the coding sequence ATGTTAGTTAAAGTTCCATCAGCCGCTAATTCAGGGCTGGAAACAATTAAAGTGGATGTTGAAGTGAATTTGGCAAACAGGGGCTTGCCTGGATTTGAAATTGTCGGTCTTCCAGACAAAGCGGTGGATGAAAGCAAAGAAAGAGTTAGGGCTGCAATCTCAAGTTCGGGCATTGAGTTTCCGGCAAAGAAAATTACCGTCAATTTGGCGCCGGCTGATATCCCCAAAGAAGGTTCGTTTTACGATTTGCCGATTGCTTTGGGGATTTTGAGAAGTATTTTGCAATTTGACATACCTGAAGAATCTCTGTTTTTCGGGGAATTATCGCTTGATGGTTCTTTAAGGCACACAAAAGGAGCATTTCTGCTGGCGCTTTTTGCCAAAGAAAAAGGGTTTAAAAATTTATTTGTTCCCAAAGATTCAGCAAACGAAGCAGCGGTGATCAAGGGAATAAAAGTATATCCAGTAGAAAATCTTTTTCAACTTATTTCGCACTTTTTAGGAAGAAAATTAATTGAACCTGCTGTTTATAAAGAACCCGAAGACAGATTGCCTATTCCGGCAGAGTTTGATATGAAAGAAATTTTAGGGCAAGAACAAGCAAAGAGAGCAGCAGAGATAGCGGCAGCTGGCGGCCATAATATTATTATGGTGGGAAGTCCGGGTTCCGGAAAAACAATGTTGGCCAGAGCTTTGCCTGGGATTATGTCTCCTTTAACCGAAGAAGAATCGTTAGAAGTAACTAAAATATATTCTGTAGCAGGCAATATTCCTCCAGGAGGCTCTGTAATAACTTATCGACAATTCAGAGTGCCGCACCACACAGCTTCTCCAGTAGGACTAATCGGCGGTGGCACAAGACCGCACCCCGGCGAAATAAGTTTGGCTCACCGGGGGGTTCTCTTTCTCGATGAATTTAATGAGTTCCCGAGACAAGTCATGGAGGCAATGCGTCAGCCCTTGGAGGAAGGCTATCTTACTATTTCAAGAAGTAAAGAAATAGTAAGATACCCTGCGGATTTTATGCTTGTGGCTTCTGCCAATCCCTGTCCTTGCGGTTATTTGAATCATCCGAAGAAAAATTGCGTTTGCACTCCCCGTCAGATAAGAAAATATCAAAAGCGAATTTCAGGGCCCATCTTGGATAGAATTGACTTGCACATTACCGTTCAGCCGGTCAATGTAGAAGAATTTTCAGAAAATCAAAAAGCCTCTGAATTTTTGGAATCGTCGAAGACAATCAGAAAAAGAGTAATTCTGGCAAGGGAAAGGCAGGAGAAGCGTTTGAAGGGAGAATCTATTCAATCCAACGCCCAAATGAAAAACAGTCACATTAAAAAATATTGCAAACTGACAAAAGAAGTGGAACAACTTTTAAAGCAAGCGAGTATGAAATTTCAATTATCCGCAAGGTCTTATATGAAATTGATAAAAGTTACCAGAACCATTGCTGATTTGGAGGGTGCGTCGGAAATAACTGTTTCTCATATGGCCGAGGCCCTGCAGTACCGGCCAAAAATATATGAAACAGTCTAA
- a CDS encoding tetratricopeptide repeat protein codes for MYNRIIKWSLYLLVFLVPLFFLPFSFEKFELNKLYLLFFLVSLAFLAWLAKMIIFDKQVKFKKSPLDIFILAFFFVSLLSTVFSVDKFSSLFGFYGRFPNSLMGLFSFCLLYFLITNNVGNKKESAIRVQSLLKIFLWSIFFVVLISYFSIFGIFERINGLFGDNSVLPTMMLQSGFNPITASMEGLAIFLSIILLFLIGKILIFDKKEKIIQIFNYLLLVAIVFLLLIIDCNTAWLIVFLSLIIFLIFAFWKRTFKENVNKLLLPITLVILAIAFMLINTSGLQGLLLKDNLPQEQFLNQGDSWIIGFKAAAENIKSGFFGSGVGTFHYEFAKFKPLSFNQNIFWQIRIDRPGNYFAGILGTTGFLGIISYILLIGLALLISFIFFGKNKSSVLLLMLFLAILVGQFFYYQNAVLAFTFWLVLGLSAANWHSESTKEKTISFKDFPEMSLVFSILLIVIVLLFLGAYFFAVQFYLADVNYKKGIEKASIELVEKATRLNPYQSQYGIVAARYYLQETNMIIEEGAFDGNQLICNASLALAYVKGGETSEICLNPNADPNNLITIKGAEKISPNKVFVQETLGMIYRDFRVKANEQEALKLGIQHFEKAVNLEPINPILRTELGKLYFLSGDIEKAEESFSKAIEVKPDYFEAFFEMGRLYLDDNQIDKAIVQLEIAIQIFPEHSNSLYFLGLAYQEKGQISKALTYYNRVLELNPGDADVISKISSLTVPTE; via the coding sequence ATGTATAACAGGATTATAAAGTGGAGCCTTTATTTATTGGTTTTTCTGGTGCCTTTGTTTTTTCTGCCTTTTTCCTTTGAAAAGTTTGAACTAAACAAACTTTATCTTTTATTCTTTTTGGTTTCTCTGGCGTTTTTGGCTTGGTTGGCGAAAATGATTATCTTTGATAAGCAGGTCAAGTTTAAGAAATCTCCTTTAGATATTTTCATCCTTGCATTTTTCTTTGTTTCTTTATTGAGTACAGTATTTTCAGTTGATAAATTCTCAAGCTTGTTCGGATTCTATGGAAGATTCCCAAACAGCTTAATGGGCTTGTTCAGTTTTTGTTTGCTTTATTTCTTAATAACCAACAATGTTGGGAATAAAAAAGAAAGCGCAATAAGGGTTCAGTCATTGCTGAAAATATTTCTTTGGTCTATCTTCTTTGTTGTTTTAATCAGTTATTTTTCAATCTTTGGCATTTTCGAAAGAATAAACGGTCTGTTTGGCGATAATTCTGTTCTGCCAACAATGATGTTGCAATCCGGTTTTAATCCTATCACAGCTAGCATGGAAGGTCTGGCTATATTTTTAAGTATAATTTTGCTGTTTTTGATCGGGAAAATTCTGATTTTTGACAAAAAAGAAAAAATAATCCAAATTTTTAATTATTTGTTGCTGGTTGCTATTGTATTTTTACTATTGATTATTGATTGCAATACAGCCTGGCTGATAGTATTTTTAAGCTTAATCATATTTTTGATCTTCGCTTTCTGGAAAAGGACGTTTAAAGAAAACGTTAACAAGCTTTTACTGCCCATAACTCTTGTCATTCTGGCTATAGCATTCATGCTTATTAATACTTCGGGCCTGCAAGGCTTGTTGTTAAAAGACAATCTACCCCAAGAGCAATTCTTGAACCAGGGGGATTCCTGGATTATCGGATTTAAAGCAGCGGCTGAAAATATTAAATCTGGATTCTTTGGGTCTGGGGTCGGCACTTTTCATTATGAATTTGCGAAATTCAAACCATTGAGTTTTAACCAAAACATTTTTTGGCAGATAAGGATTGATAGACCGGGCAATTATTTTGCCGGAATCTTAGGAACAACAGGATTTTTAGGCATCATCTCTTATATTTTATTAATCGGACTAGCTTTACTAATCAGCTTTATCTTTTTTGGCAAGAACAAAAGCAGTGTGCTTTTATTAATGCTCTTTTTGGCCATATTAGTAGGCCAATTCTTTTATTATCAGAATGCAGTATTGGCTTTTACTTTTTGGCTGGTTTTGGGATTGTCAGCAGCAAATTGGCATAGCGAATCAACAAAAGAAAAAACAATTTCTTTTAAGGATTTTCCGGAAATGTCTTTAGTTTTCTCTATTTTGCTTATAGTTATTGTTTTACTATTTCTGGGAGCATATTTCTTTGCCGTGCAATTCTATTTAGCTGATGTCAATTATAAAAAAGGGATAGAAAAAGCCAGCATTGAATTAGTGGAAAAGGCGACAAGGCTCAATCCCTATCAATCGCAATACGGGATTGTTGCGGCAAGGTATTATCTGCAAGAAACCAATATGATTATTGAAGAAGGGGCGTTTGACGGAAACCAGCTGATTTGCAACGCTTCCTTGGCATTGGCTTATGTAAAAGGAGGAGAGACATCTGAGATATGTTTGAATCCGAATGCTGATCCTAACAATTTGATTACAATAAAGGGAGCTGAAAAAATAAGTCCGAACAAAGTCTTTGTCCAGGAAACTCTGGGAATGATTTATCGCGATTTCAGGGTGAAAGCGAATGAACAGGAAGCTTTAAAATTGGGCATACAGCACTTTGAAAAAGCAGTAAACTTGGAGCCGATAAACCCAATCTTAAGAACAGAACTAGGAAAACTTTATTTTCTTTCTGGCGATATTGAAAAGGCAGAAGAAAGTTTTAGTAAGGCAATAGAGGTAAAACCTGATTATTTTGAAGCTTTCTTCGAGATGGGTCGCCTTTATCTTGATGATAACCAAATAGACAAAGCGATTGTTCAGCTCGAAATAGCTATTCAGATTTTCCCGGAACATTCCAATTCTCTTTATTTTTTGGGTTTAGCCTATCAGGAAAAGGGACAGATAAGCAAAGCTTTAACCTACTACAACAGGGTGCTTGAATTGAACCCGGGTGATGCCGATGTTATATCAAAAATAAGCAGTTTGACCGTACCTACAGAATAA
- a CDS encoding DNA-directed RNA polymerase subunit beta, which yields METKNFTKAKVSLSLPYLISIQKDNWQLFRDRDLKELFQEISPIRDYTGKELELWFSDFKLDEPKYKTDLEAKQNNDSFEASLRAKTKLVNLKTKEIKEQEVFLTDFPLMTERGTFIVNGVERVTISQLIRSPGAFFTGQKVPGKGAFGAKIIPNRGAWLEFETESSGAIGLKIDRRRKIMATTLLRAFGIEKDESIKETFQDVDKGEIKYIEETLKRDTTHSQAEAFVEIYQRLRPGDLATPDTARELIENMFFNFERYDLSKVGRWRMSQRLPSQSQKGKKTEGDIKVEDRVLKLEDVVTVIKEIIRLNNTPGSQPDQIDHLGNRRVRTLNELLQNRLRVGLMRMERIIKDRMSTLDVFTLTPAQLINPRPFMAVVKEFFTSSQLSQFMDNENPLAELEHKRRLSSTGPGGLTRERAGFEVRDVQPSHYGRICPIQTPEGPNIGLVGHMASFSRINQYGFLETPYFKVDKRRVTSEIQYLNAYQEEKYNIASGAVPIDNKGYIIPEKVEARIKGEPGVMDRDKIDFIDVSSEQSVSIATSCIPFLQNDDANRALMGSNMQRQSVPLFNPAAPLVATGVEKKVALDSGQAIVAEEDGAISEVDANHIVIRIKGGSKSKTHHLKTFIRTNQYTCFHQKPIVKKGQKVRKGDILTDGGSIAQGSLALGQNILVAFMPWRGGNFEDSIIISKRLVKDDVYTSIHVESFSCDVRETKLGPELTTSDIPNVSEEKLKDLDEEGIIIIGAEVGPNDILVGKISPKGEADLTAEERLLRAIFGEKAREIKDSSLLMEHGKRGRVIGVKIFSRELGHKLDPGVIKRIEVEVAQLREIKAGDKLAGRHGNKGVVSKIMPVEEMPFMADGTPVDIILNPMSVASRMNLGQILETHLGWAAKVLGYQAVSPALAGATEADIKKELKEAGLPEDGKIMLYDGITGVSFLKPVTVGYIYMMKLIHMVEDKIHMRSIGPYSLITQQPLGGKAQFGGQRFGEMEVWALEGYGAANTLQEMLTIKSDDMPGRAATYEAILKGEEIKAPNIPASFNLLVAELKSLGLNVEVKEKPREIF from the coding sequence ATGGAAACTAAAAACTTCACAAAAGCAAAGGTTTCTCTTTCCCTGCCTTATTTGATTTCAATACAGAAAGACAACTGGCAGTTGTTTCGGGACAGGGATTTGAAGGAGCTTTTTCAGGAAATTTCTCCGATCAGAGACTACACAGGCAAAGAACTTGAGCTTTGGTTTTCAGATTTTAAATTAGACGAACCAAAATACAAGACTGACTTGGAAGCCAAACAAAACAACGATTCTTTCGAAGCTTCCCTGAGAGCAAAAACAAAACTGGTCAATTTAAAAACAAAAGAGATCAAAGAACAGGAAGTTTTTCTAACTGATTTCCCCTTAATGACAGAAAGGGGAACTTTTATTGTTAATGGAGTGGAAAGAGTGACTATTTCCCAATTGATTCGTTCTCCTGGCGCTTTTTTCACCGGTCAAAAAGTCCCAGGCAAAGGAGCTTTTGGCGCAAAAATCATTCCAAACAGAGGCGCCTGGCTTGAATTTGAAACAGAGTCTTCGGGAGCCATAGGACTGAAGATTGACAGGAGAAGGAAAATAATGGCTACCACCCTATTAAGGGCTTTTGGCATTGAAAAAGACGAATCAATTAAGGAAACTTTTCAGGACGTTGATAAAGGAGAGATAAAATACATTGAAGAAACCCTAAAAAGAGACACCACTCACAGTCAGGCAGAAGCATTTGTTGAAATTTACCAGAGGCTGAGGCCAGGAGATTTGGCTACCCCTGACACTGCCAGAGAGCTGATTGAAAATATGTTTTTTAATTTTGAAAGGTATGATCTCTCAAAAGTGGGCAGATGGAGGATGTCTCAAAGATTACCGTCTCAAAGTCAAAAAGGCAAAAAAACAGAAGGAGATATCAAGGTTGAAGATCGAGTTTTGAAGCTAGAAGACGTAGTAACTGTGATTAAGGAAATAATCAGGTTGAATAATACGCCAGGATCCCAGCCTGACCAGATTGACCACTTGGGCAATAGAAGAGTTAGAACCTTGAATGAGTTATTGCAGAACAGACTTAGGGTGGGCTTAATGAGGATGGAAAGAATCATCAAAGACAGAATGTCCACTCTTGATGTTTTCACTCTTACTCCGGCCCAGCTGATAAACCCCAGGCCTTTTATGGCAGTGGTTAAGGAGTTTTTCACTTCGTCTCAGTTGTCTCAGTTTATGGACAATGAAAATCCTTTAGCTGAGTTAGAACACAAGAGAAGATTGTCTTCTACAGGACCTGGCGGTTTGACCAGGGAAAGAGCTGGTTTTGAAGTCAGGGACGTCCAACCCTCCCACTATGGCAGAATCTGCCCTATTCAAACCCCGGAAGGTCCGAATATCGGACTGGTCGGGCACATGGCTTCTTTTTCCAGAATCAACCAGTACGGCTTTTTGGAAACGCCGTATTTCAAAGTTGACAAAAGAAGGGTAACTTCGGAAATACAATATCTTAATGCTTACCAGGAGGAAAAATACAATATTGCTTCAGGCGCTGTGCCGATTGACAATAAAGGTTACATTATTCCGGAAAAAGTGGAAGCTAGGATAAAAGGAGAACCCGGAGTTATGGACAGGGACAAGATTGATTTTATTGATGTTTCTTCGGAGCAGTCAGTTTCAATTGCCACTTCCTGTATTCCATTTTTGCAGAATGACGACGCAAACAGGGCTTTGATGGGTTCTAACATGCAAAGGCAGTCAGTTCCTTTGTTCAACCCGGCAGCTCCTTTGGTTGCTACGGGCGTTGAAAAGAAGGTAGCTTTGGATTCAGGCCAGGCAATAGTTGCTGAAGAAGACGGCGCTATTTCCGAAGTTGACGCCAATCATATTGTTATCAGGATAAAGGGCGGATCAAAATCAAAGACTCACCATTTAAAAACTTTTATCAGGACAAACCAATATACCTGTTTCCACCAAAAGCCAATTGTCAAAAAAGGCCAAAAAGTGAGAAAGGGTGATATTTTGACTGACGGCGGTTCAATCGCCCAGGGGTCTTTGGCTTTGGGCCAGAATATCTTGGTCGCTTTCATGCCTTGGAGAGGAGGTAACTTTGAAGACTCGATTATTATTTCAAAGAGACTAGTCAAAGACGATGTCTATACTTCAATCCACGTTGAAAGCTTTTCCTGCGATGTCAGGGAAACCAAACTTGGACCTGAACTGACAACCTCTGATATTCCCAATGTTTCCGAAGAAAAACTGAAGGACTTGGACGAGGAGGGAATTATTATAATCGGAGCTGAAGTCGGACCCAATGATATTTTGGTAGGCAAGATTTCACCGAAAGGCGAAGCTGATTTGACTGCCGAAGAAAGATTGTTAAGAGCTATTTTTGGTGAAAAAGCAAGAGAAATAAAAGACAGCTCTCTTTTAATGGAGCACGGTAAAAGAGGAAGAGTGATCGGAGTTAAAATATTTTCCAGAGAGCTGGGACACAAATTAGATCCTGGAGTAATCAAAAGGATTGAAGTGGAAGTAGCCCAGTTAAGAGAAATTAAGGCTGGCGACAAATTGGCCGGTCGCCACGGAAACAAAGGAGTAGTTTCGAAGATTATGCCGGTTGAAGAAATGCCTTTTATGGCAGACGGCACTCCTGTTGATATTATTCTCAATCCGATGAGCGTGGCCTCCAGAATGAACTTGGGCCAGATTTTGGAAACCCATTTAGGATGGGCAGCCAAGGTTTTGGGATACCAGGCAGTTTCTCCGGCATTAGCTGGAGCAACAGAAGCAGACATAAAGAAAGAATTGAAAGAAGCCGGGCTGCCAGAAGACGGAAAGATTATGTTGTACGACGGTATAACAGGCGTTTCTTTTCTAAAGCCCGTTACTGTCGGTTACATATACATGATGAAGCTGATTCATATGGTTGAAGACAAAATCCATATGAGGTCAATAGGTCCGTATTCTTTGATTACCCAGCAGCCCTTGGGAGGCAAGGCGCAATTTGGTGGGCAGAGATTTGGAGAAATGGAAGTCTGGGCATTGGAAGGATACGGCGCAGCTAATACGCTTCAGGAAATGCTGACCATTAAATCAGATGATATGCCGGGCAGAGCAGCCACTTACGAAGCGATATTGAAAGGAGAGGAGATAAAAGCTCCAAACATACCAGCTTCCTTTAATCTTTTGGTGGCTGAATTGAAATCATTGGGATTAAACGTTGAAGTTAAAGAAAAGCCAAGAGAAATTTTCTAA
- the rpoC gene encoding DNA-directed RNA polymerase subunit beta', which translates to MRVQDLESIRIKLASPDDILTWSRGEVTKPETINYRTQRAEKDGLFCEKIFGPVKDYECYCGKYKGIRYKAMVCDRCGVEVTKAQTRRERMGHISLASPCSHIWFLRGVPSRMGMIFDIPMQQIEKVIYFSSYIVISIDEEAKKKVLEEIEKEYKSKLKEQKPSKTVKKTKGPKKEKIKLSDLKSAKDAAREEVLNLKPFKTLSEIDYHRLSLKYGEIFEASTGAEVLRKIFEKIDLKKKITELKKEIESAQPVSKRKMLVRLKLLQGMVKANVRPEWMFLTCLPVLPPDLRPMVQLDGGRYASSDLNDLYRRVINRNNRLKYLLEIGSPEVIVRNEKRMLQEAVDALIDNSMRKGTMTTATTGGKRLLKSLADILKGKQGRFRQNLLGKRVDYSGRSVIVVGPELKLNQVGIPKKMALELFKPFIIKKLLDKELTYNVRSAARLIEQETDEVWASLEEVVKDKLVLLNRAPTLHRLGIQAFYPILIEGESLRIHPMVCKSFNADFDGDQMAVHLPLSDKAQKEAKEIMLFTHNLLKPATGTPVISINQDIILGCSWMTRLKEGAKGEGKIFSSKDEAILAFELGDIDIQAKMKVRFSQTSSLIETSVGRIIFNEALPENYPFQNSLIKIKDLEIITRDIIEKYDSEKTEEALDKIKELGFEYSTWSGVSWGMDDLVVPPEKGKIVAEAEKEIEGIEAHFKKGLLSKEEKSSKVIEVWSRVKTKIEELVPKALPKDGSVFQIIDSGAKGSWGQPVQMAGMKGLVINPAGQIIELPVKSSFKEGFDVLEYFISTHGARKGTADTALRTSTAGYLTRRLVDVAHEAIITEEDCGDKEGVTVLKKDADEIGQNFVFKLLGRICLENVKKICKQGDVIDWEKAEKIAKAGIEGVKIRSPLGCKSIRGVCQKCYGWDVGKNKPIQLGEAVGVVAAQSIGEPGTQLTMRTFHTGGVAGGGDITMGLPRVQEVFEARVPGGKAEISRTDGKVLEITQDKVIKIKSKAESGKSKSKKSEVLEYQILAKSAIWVEIGQEVKKGQQLCEGSLELKELFKLAGEEEAQKYIIKEIQKIYVSQGALIHDKHIEIICRQMFSRIKIKESEDSSFSPGEIIEKTKFLEENNQLKKAKKKPAKGASVLLGISRVALTTDSFLSAASFQETSRVLIKASLEGKEDKLRGLKENVIIGKLIPAGTGFKKK; encoded by the coding sequence ATGAGAGTACAAGATTTAGAATCAATAAGAATAAAGCTTGCCTCGCCAGATGATATTTTGACTTGGTCGCGTGGAGAAGTGACAAAGCCAGAAACCATCAACTACAGGACCCAGCGCGCTGAAAAAGACGGGCTTTTTTGCGAGAAGATTTTCGGTCCGGTTAAAGATTACGAATGCTATTGCGGCAAGTACAAGGGAATCCGCTACAAAGCCATGGTCTGCGATAGATGCGGAGTGGAAGTGACCAAAGCCCAGACCAGAAGGGAAAGAATGGGCCATATTAGTTTAGCCAGCCCCTGTTCGCATATCTGGTTTTTGAGGGGAGTGCCCTCCAGAATGGGCATGATTTTTGATATTCCGATGCAGCAAATTGAAAAGGTAATTTACTTTTCTTCTTACATTGTTATCAGTATTGACGAGGAAGCCAAGAAAAAGGTTTTGGAAGAAATCGAGAAAGAATATAAATCAAAGCTAAAAGAGCAAAAGCCATCCAAAACTGTTAAAAAAACAAAAGGCCCGAAAAAAGAAAAGATAAAATTGAGCGATTTGAAATCAGCTAAAGACGCAGCCAGAGAAGAAGTTTTGAATTTAAAGCCTTTTAAGACTTTGTCGGAAATTGACTACCACCGTCTTTCTTTGAAATACGGAGAGATTTTCGAAGCAAGCACTGGAGCTGAAGTTCTGAGAAAGATTTTCGAAAAGATTGATTTAAAGAAAAAGATTACAGAGCTGAAAAAAGAAATAGAATCTGCCCAGCCCGTTTCCAAGAGAAAAATGCTGGTCAGATTAAAGCTTCTTCAGGGAATGGTTAAGGCCAACGTGAGGCCAGAATGGATGTTTTTGACCTGTTTGCCTGTGTTGCCGCCTGACTTAAGGCCAATGGTCCAATTGGACGGCGGCCGCTACGCTTCTTCTGATTTAAACGACCTTTATAGAAGAGTCATTAACAGGAACAACCGTTTGAAATACCTTTTGGAAATAGGATCTCCGGAAGTTATTGTCAGAAATGAAAAAAGAATGCTTCAGGAAGCGGTTGACGCTTTGATTGACAACAGCATGAGAAAAGGAACTATGACCACAGCCACTACCGGAGGTAAAAGATTACTAAAGTCTTTAGCTGACATACTCAAAGGAAAACAGGGACGGTTCAGACAGAACCTTCTGGGCAAAAGAGTGGATTATTCCGGAAGATCAGTCATTGTCGTTGGCCCTGAATTAAAGCTTAACCAGGTGGGTATTCCCAAGAAAATGGCCTTGGAGCTTTTTAAACCTTTTATTATTAAGAAATTATTGGACAAAGAACTGACATATAACGTTAGAAGCGCAGCCAGATTAATCGAACAGGAAACCGATGAGGTTTGGGCCAGCTTGGAAGAAGTGGTTAAAGATAAGCTTGTTCTGCTTAATAGAGCCCCTACTCTTCACCGATTGGGAATTCAGGCTTTTTACCCGATATTAATAGAAGGCGAATCACTTAGGATCCATCCCATGGTTTGCAAGTCCTTTAATGCTGATTTTGATGGAGACCAGATGGCAGTTCATTTGCCTTTGTCTGATAAAGCCCAAAAAGAAGCCAAGGAAATCATGCTTTTTACCCATAATCTTTTGAAGCCAGCTACCGGTACTCCGGTCATCAGCATTAATCAGGACATTATTCTTGGTTGCAGCTGGATGACGAGATTAAAAGAAGGAGCAAAAGGCGAAGGAAAGATATTCAGCAGCAAAGACGAAGCTATTCTTGCTTTTGAGTTAGGAGACATTGATATACAGGCAAAAATGAAAGTCAGGTTTTCCCAGACTTCGTCTTTAATTGAAACTAGCGTTGGCAGGATTATTTTCAACGAAGCTTTGCCAGAAAACTATCCTTTCCAGAACTCTTTAATAAAAATCAAGGATTTGGAAATTATAACCAGAGACATTATTGAAAAATACGACTCTGAAAAAACAGAGGAAGCTTTGGATAAAATAAAAGAATTGGGCTTTGAATATTCAACCTGGTCTGGAGTTTCTTGGGGAATGGATGATTTAGTCGTTCCTCCGGAAAAAGGAAAGATTGTCGCTGAAGCGGAAAAAGAAATAGAAGGAATTGAAGCGCATTTCAAAAAAGGCTTGCTTTCAAAAGAAGAAAAAAGCTCCAAAGTTATCGAAGTTTGGAGCAGGGTCAAGACCAAAATCGAAGAATTAGTGCCAAAAGCTTTACCGAAAGACGGCTCGGTTTTTCAGATTATTGATTCTGGAGCAAAGGGCTCCTGGGGCCAGCCAGTGCAAATGGCTGGCATGAAAGGCTTGGTGATCAATCCAGCAGGCCAGATTATTGAATTGCCCGTGAAAAGCTCTTTTAAAGAAGGGTTTGACGTTTTGGAATACTTTATTTCCACTCACGGAGCCAGAAAGGGAACAGCTGACACTGCTCTCAGAACCTCCACAGCAGGCTATTTAACCAGAAGGTTGGTTGACGTTGCCCATGAGGCGATAATTACTGAAGAGGACTGCGGAGACAAAGAAGGAGTAACTGTATTGAAAAAAGATGCTGATGAAATCGGCCAGAACTTTGTTTTTAAGCTTTTGGGCAGGATTTGCCTTGAGAACGTAAAGAAAATCTGCAAACAGGGAGATGTTATTGATTGGGAAAAAGCTGAGAAAATAGCCAAGGCTGGCATTGAGGGGGTAAAAATAAGGTCTCCTTTAGGCTGCAAGTCAATCAGGGGCGTTTGCCAGAAGTGCTACGGCTGGGATGTCGGTAAAAACAAGCCGATACAATTAGGAGAAGCAGTCGGAGTGGTGGCTGCCCAGTCAATCGGAGAACCGGGAACCCAGCTGACAATGAGAACTTTCCATACTGGAGGAGTAGCGGGCGGAGGAGATATTACCATGGGTTTGCCGAGAGTCCAGGAAGTTTTTGAGGCAAGGGTGCCTGGTGGAAAAGCGGAAATATCCCGTACTGACGGAAAAGTTTTGGAAATAACTCAAGACAAGGTGATAAAGATAAAATCAAAAGCGGAAAGCGGCAAATCAAAATCTAAAAAATCAGAAGTGCTTGAATACCAAATTCTGGCAAAATCAGCAATTTGGGTGGAGATCGGCCAGGAAGTTAAAAAAGGCCAGCAGCTTTGCGAAGGAAGCTTGGAATTGAAAGAATTGTTCAAATTAGCTGGAGAAGAAGAAGCGCAAAAGTACATTATCAAGGAAATCCAGAAAATTTACGTTTCCCAGGGCGCTTTAATCCACGATAAACACATTGAAATAATTTGCCGGCAGATGTTTTCAAGAATAAAGATCAAAGAATCTGAAGATTCTTCATTCTCCCCAGGAGAAATTATTGAGAAAACAAAATTCTTGGAAGAAAACAACCAGCTCAAAAAAGCAAAGAAAAAGCCGGCCAAAGGCGCTTCTGTTTTGCTTGGCATTTCCAGGGTTGCTTTGACCACAGACAGTTTCCTTTCAGCAGCTTCTTTCCAAGAAACTTCTAGGGTTCTTATAAAAGCCTCTCTTGAAGGCAAGGAAGACAAACTAAGAGGCTTAAAGGAGAACGTAATTATCGGCAAACTGATTCCGGCTGGTACCGGCTTTAAGAAAAAGTAA
- a CDS encoding YraN family protein, whose amino-acid sequence MKQSNLATGKVGEKIAKEYLEKKGYKIIEQNYKTKYAEIDLVVRHKNEMIFVEVRTKVGEDFGAPEETINKKKLKKLRGNAAAYVARAKWKNSYRIDAICIVLRKNYTIERLNYYENIV is encoded by the coding sequence ATGAAACAGTCTAATTTGGCGACGGGGAAGGTGGGTGAGAAGATCGCAAAGGAGTATTTAGAGAAAAAAGGATATAAAATAATTGAACAAAATTACAAAACAAAATATGCTGAGATTGATTTAGTTGTCAGGCATAAAAATGAAATGATATTTGTGGAAGTGAGAACGAAAGTGGGGGAAGATTTTGGGGCTCCGGAAGAAACCATCAACAAAAAGAAATTGAAAAAGCTTCGGGGTAACGCCGCGGCCTATGTAGCCAGAGCCAAGTGGAAAAATTCTTATAGAATAGACGCCATATGCATTGTTTTAAGAAAAAACTATACTATTGAGCGTTTAAATTACTACGAAAACATCGTTTAG